One window of the Microvirga mediterraneensis genome contains the following:
- a CDS encoding HutD/Ves family protein produces the protein MRARVVRNHDLVRVPWKNGGGTTAEVAAFPEGSTFETFGWRISMADVASDGPFSLFPGIDRTLIVVEGDGIELDVEGIAYLLDEASPKLSFSGDDITTGRLLSGPIRDLNVMTRRGQFRHRTRFVESGVALLAEETAVAFLVPLDGLFDVTLDSTIHSLQALDTLMLDATQDLILLSGSGRAILIEITPDPI, from the coding sequence ATGCGGGCGCGCGTCGTCCGCAACCACGATCTCGTCCGGGTCCCCTGGAAGAACGGCGGCGGCACCACGGCTGAGGTCGCCGCCTTTCCGGAGGGCTCGACCTTCGAGACCTTCGGCTGGCGCATCAGCATGGCCGATGTGGCCTCGGACGGTCCGTTCTCGCTGTTCCCGGGGATCGACCGGACATTGATCGTAGTGGAAGGCGACGGCATCGAACTCGACGTGGAGGGCATCGCCTATCTGCTGGACGAGGCCTCGCCCAAGCTCTCGTTCTCCGGCGACGACATCACCACCGGGCGCCTTCTCTCGGGGCCGATCCGCGACCTCAACGTGATGACGCGGCGCGGACAGTTCCGGCACCGGACGCGTTTCGTCGAGTCCGGCGTGGCGCTGCTGGCGGAGGAGACCGCCGTCGCGTTTCTCGTCCCGCTCGATGGACTCTTCGACGTGACGCTCGATTCGACGATCCATTCGCTTCAAGCCCTCGACACACTGATGCTGGACGCCACGCAGGACCTCATCCTGCTCTCCGGCTCCGGTCGGGCAATCCTCATCGAGATCACGCCGGATCCAATCTGA
- a CDS encoding ABC transporter ATP-binding protein translates to MTGTILQIENVSRVFPGVRGGAPVRALEPTSLQVAQNDFITILGPSGCGKSTLLRIVAGLDRPSGGRVMLNGREIKGPGADRGMVFQSYTLFPWLTIAENIAYGLREKGMPKAERQEIVASYTEKVGLRGFENHYPKQLSGGMQQRTAIARALANDPDILLLDEPFGALDNQTRGLMQELLLGIWERERKTVLFVTHDIEEAIFLASRVIVMSARPGRIKADIPVDLPHPRHYRMKTTPEFSSLKAQLTEEIRVEAMQAEGVH, encoded by the coding sequence ATGACCGGCACGATCCTCCAGATCGAGAACGTCTCACGCGTCTTTCCGGGCGTGCGCGGCGGCGCGCCCGTGCGGGCGCTGGAGCCCACGAGCCTGCAGGTGGCGCAGAACGATTTCATCACCATCCTCGGGCCCTCGGGCTGCGGAAAATCCACGCTCCTGCGCATCGTGGCGGGCCTCGACCGCCCGAGCGGCGGGCGCGTGATGCTCAACGGCCGCGAGATCAAGGGCCCCGGCGCGGACCGGGGCATGGTGTTCCAGTCCTACACGCTGTTTCCCTGGCTCACGATCGCCGAGAACATCGCCTACGGGCTGCGCGAGAAGGGCATGCCGAAGGCGGAGCGGCAGGAGATCGTCGCGTCCTATACCGAGAAGGTGGGTCTGCGCGGATTCGAGAACCATTATCCGAAGCAGCTTTCGGGCGGCATGCAGCAGCGCACGGCCATCGCCCGCGCGCTCGCCAACGATCCCGACATCCTGCTCCTCGACGAACCCTTCGGCGCCCTCGACAACCAGACCCGCGGCCTGATGCAGGAATTGCTGCTCGGCATCTGGGAACGGGAGCGCAAGACCGTTCTTTTCGTGACGCACGACATCGAGGAAGCGATCTTCCTCGCCTCCCGCGTCATCGTCATGTCGGCCCGCCCCGGTCGGATCAAGGCCGACATCCCTGTCGACCTGCCGCATCCCCGTCATTACAGGATGAAGACCACACCAGAGTTCTCGAGCCTGAAGGCCCAACTGACAGAGGAAATCCGCGTCGAGGCGATGCAGGCGGAAGGGGTGCATTGA
- a CDS encoding ABC transporter permease, with the protein MPRPLEPVSQGTRVALGISFFVLFFAAWAFATLGGFVSRTFLADPITMVQDGWLLLTRFGFLNDIGVTVWRVVGGFVLAALVAVPLGIMMGAYKSFEAFLEPFVSFARYLPASAFVPLLILWAGIGEMQKLLVIFIGSVFQIILMVAVAVGNTRRDLVEAAYTLGSKDRGVVRRVLIPANAPEIAEILRLVLGWAWTYVIVAELIGSSSGIGHMIIDSQALLATGQMIFGIIVIGVIGLISDFLFKALNRSLFPWRLA; encoded by the coding sequence ATGCCCCGTCCTCTTGAACCCGTCAGCCAAGGCACGCGCGTCGCGCTCGGCATTTCCTTCTTCGTCCTTTTCTTCGCGGCCTGGGCCTTCGCAACGCTCGGCGGCTTCGTCTCGCGCACGTTCCTGGCCGATCCGATCACCATGGTGCAGGACGGCTGGCTGCTGCTCACGCGGTTCGGCTTCCTGAACGATATCGGCGTCACGGTCTGGCGCGTCGTCGGCGGCTTCGTGCTTGCCGCCCTCGTCGCGGTGCCGCTCGGCATCATGATGGGCGCGTATAAATCCTTCGAGGCGTTCCTCGAGCCCTTCGTGTCCTTCGCCCGCTACCTTCCGGCCTCCGCCTTCGTGCCGCTCCTCATCCTCTGGGCGGGCATCGGCGAGATGCAGAAGCTCCTGGTGATCTTCATTGGCTCCGTCTTCCAGATCATCCTGATGGTGGCCGTGGCCGTGGGCAACACGCGCCGCGACCTCGTCGAGGCCGCCTATACGCTGGGCTCGAAGGATCGGGGCGTGGTCAGGCGCGTGCTGATCCCCGCCAATGCGCCGGAGATCGCCGAGATCCTGCGACTCGTGCTCGGCTGGGCGTGGACCTACGTGATCGTTGCGGAGCTCATCGGCTCCTCCTCCGGCATCGGCCACATGATCATCGACAGCCAGGCGCTTCTCGCGACGGGACAGATGATCTTCGGCATCATCGTCATCGGCGTGATCGGCCTCATCTCTGACTTCCTGTTCAAGGCGCTCAACCGCTCGCTCTTCCCCTGGAGGCTCGCATGA
- a CDS encoding ABC transporter substrate-binding protein, with amino-acid sequence MKAVLGGLAVLALAAASASAQETKVAIGISGWTGFAPLTLAKEAGIFKKNGLDVTIKKVPQASRHLAIQSGDIQCAATTVETWIVWNANGVPTKQIFQLDKSYGADGMVVKNDIASIKDIKGKQVAASAPGTSPYFALSWMLKKNGLSVKDVTVVNMEPGPAAQAFIAGQNDAAMTYEPYLSSVRAAPQSGKIIATTLDYPMVMDTFGCTPKFLADNPKAAKAFADSYFEALDMIAKDQAKAYDIMGADVKQTGEAFGKSAQFLRWQDRAANKKFFESEFKTFSAEAADLLLETGIIKQKPDMDALADTSFIQ; translated from the coding sequence ATGAAAGCGGTATTGGGTGGTTTGGCCGTGTTGGCGCTGGCGGCGGCGTCCGCCTCGGCGCAGGAGACGAAGGTGGCCATCGGCATCTCGGGCTGGACGGGCTTCGCGCCCCTGACGCTCGCGAAGGAGGCCGGCATCTTCAAGAAGAACGGCCTCGACGTCACGATCAAGAAAGTCCCGCAGGCGAGCCGCCACCTCGCCATCCAGTCCGGCGATATCCAATGCGCGGCAACGACCGTCGAGACATGGATCGTGTGGAATGCCAACGGGGTCCCCACCAAGCAGATCTTCCAGCTCGACAAGAGCTACGGCGCTGACGGCATGGTCGTGAAGAACGACATCGCGTCGATCAAGGATATCAAGGGCAAGCAGGTCGCGGCTTCCGCGCCCGGCACGTCGCCCTATTTCGCGCTCTCCTGGATGCTCAAGAAGAACGGCCTCTCCGTGAAGGACGTCACCGTCGTCAACATGGAGCCGGGCCCTGCCGCCCAGGCCTTTATCGCCGGGCAGAACGACGCGGCCATGACTTATGAGCCGTATCTCTCTTCCGTGCGCGCCGCGCCGCAATCGGGCAAGATCATCGCCACCACGCTCGACTACCCGATGGTGATGGACACCTTCGGCTGCACGCCGAAATTCCTCGCCGACAACCCGAAGGCCGCCAAGGCCTTTGCCGACAGCTATTTCGAAGCTCTCGACATGATCGCCAAGGATCAGGCGAAGGCCTACGACATCATGGGCGCAGACGTGAAGCAGACCGGCGAGGCCTTCGGCAAGTCGGCCCAGTTCCTGCGCTGGCAGGACCGCGCGGCGAACAAGAAGTTCTTCGAGAGCGAGTTCAAGACCTTCTCGGCAGAAGCCGCCGACCTGCTGCTCGAAACCGGCATCATCAAGCAGAAGCCGGACATGGACGCGCTGGCGGATACCAGCTTCATCCAGTAA
- a CDS encoding integrase arm-type DNA-binding domain-containing protein: MKKALTDILVRSIPAPASGRVEISDLRCTGLELRVSAKDARSWSFRFRDPQTGRVSRATLGSYPDVTLSQARTAADDMRRTVAAGRNPVEEKRRARLEATTNTFQALSDRYIKERARRFKRSADADERNLRLHILPKWKDRPYASIERRDIIALCEGMVQHGKATQANRIQALISSIFSFAIDADLVRANPCHRLRKRGVETVATRVLSDAEVKLFWNGVTLPPVSRRVGLALRLLLLTGARAGEVAGALRSEFESLDDPARAGWVIPADRSKNGRAHFVPLSPLAVGTINDALTLVGKDEAYLFPSPSVDEVPITAHALAVAMARFGRELKEMEDDAAVCTWQAEPPSPHDLRRTIATRLASLGIPGEDVSAVLNHIRRDVTGRHYDTYDRAREKRIALELWARTVEQIVAEKANTSTVVIMKPKRAAR, encoded by the coding sequence GTGAAGAAAGCACTTACCGACATTCTCGTACGGTCGATCCCGGCCCCTGCTTCCGGACGGGTCGAGATCTCGGATCTGCGCTGCACCGGGCTCGAGCTAAGGGTCTCAGCCAAGGACGCGAGATCGTGGTCTTTCCGGTTCCGGGATCCCCAAACCGGCAGGGTCTCAAGAGCGACACTTGGCAGTTATCCTGACGTCACCCTCTCCCAGGCCCGGACAGCGGCCGATGACATGCGCCGGACAGTCGCCGCCGGTCGGAACCCAGTGGAAGAAAAGCGCAGGGCCCGGCTGGAAGCGACAACCAACACCTTTCAGGCTCTATCTGACCGCTACATCAAGGAGCGCGCCCGCCGGTTCAAGCGGAGCGCCGATGCTGACGAGCGGAACCTCCGGCTCCACATTCTACCGAAGTGGAAGGACCGGCCTTATGCCTCGATCGAACGGAGGGATATCATCGCCCTGTGCGAGGGGATGGTCCAGCACGGCAAGGCAACCCAAGCGAACCGGATTCAGGCTCTCATAAGCTCGATCTTCTCGTTTGCCATCGATGCCGACCTTGTGCGAGCGAACCCCTGCCATCGGCTTCGAAAGAGAGGGGTTGAGACGGTCGCGACGCGGGTCTTGAGCGATGCCGAGGTCAAGCTCTTCTGGAACGGCGTCACTCTCCCACCCGTATCTCGCCGGGTCGGCTTGGCCCTGAGGCTATTGCTGCTGACGGGCGCCCGGGCCGGCGAGGTTGCCGGGGCCCTGCGGTCGGAGTTCGAGAGTCTGGACGATCCGGCCAGAGCCGGATGGGTTATCCCTGCTGATCGGTCCAAGAATGGACGGGCACATTTTGTACCCCTTTCGCCCTTAGCGGTGGGTACCATTAACGACGCCTTAACCCTGGTAGGCAAAGACGAAGCATACCTTTTCCCGTCTCCGTCGGTCGATGAAGTGCCCATCACTGCGCACGCGCTTGCCGTCGCCATGGCGCGTTTCGGCAGAGAGCTCAAGGAAATGGAAGATGATGCAGCAGTTTGTACTTGGCAGGCCGAACCGCCCTCCCCGCACGATCTACGGCGGACCATAGCCACTCGGCTCGCGAGCCTTGGCATCCCTGGCGAAGACGTGTCCGCTGTACTAAACCACATCCGGCGCGATGTGACTGGGCGCCATTATGACACTTACGACAGGGCCCGGGAAAAGCGGATCGCGCTCGAGCTTTGGGCTCGAACTGTTGAGCAAATCGTCGCCGAAAAAGCCAACACATCGACGGTGGTCATTATGAAACCGAAGAGGGCCGCGCGATGA